One genomic segment of Candidatus Rhabdochlamydia sp. T3358 includes these proteins:
- a CDS encoding NUDIX hydrolase, whose amino-acid sequence MSNTTIPRVEKSQFAYHGFFDVHVDYLRWPTGFQNTYTRLDLCSSAAVVLAQTADGRLIINLEYRHPTGKWLLSCPGGRIDQNETPLEAAKRELLEETGYGGGTWQSLPSIYPLPAITDQQIFYFLAQDVTPLSVAKAEESELIKTLLKTKQELYQEIQNKTPVDGILCTALFLWQLL is encoded by the coding sequence ATGTCAAATACCACTATCCCTAGAGTAGAAAAAAGTCAGTTTGCTTATCATGGCTTTTTTGATGTACATGTTGACTACTTAAGATGGCCAACAGGTTTTCAAAATACTTATACACGCCTTGACCTTTGCTCATCTGCAGCAGTTGTTTTGGCTCAGACCGCAGACGGACGCTTGATCATCAATTTAGAATATAGACACCCCACTGGGAAATGGTTGCTTAGTTGTCCAGGAGGAAGAATCGACCAAAATGAAACCCCATTAGAAGCTGCTAAAAGAGAGCTGCTCGAAGAAACAGGTTATGGAGGAGGAACTTGGCAATCACTTCCTTCTATTTATCCCCTTCCAGCTATAACAGATCAGCAGATATTTTATTTTTTAGCCCAAGATGTAACCCCTTTATCTGTTGCTAAAGCAGAGGAATCGGAGCTCATTAAAACTCTATTAAAAACAAAACAAGAGCTATACCAAGAAATTCAAAATAAAACCCCGGTAGATGGCATCTTATGCACCGCGTTATTTTTATGGCAGCTTTTATAG
- a CDS encoding protein kinase has translation MNLRFDHSSSYQILRSLGKGGMGEVFLAQEGVSGRLVALKRMRAELKDSAVLRERFLREARITATLTHPSIIPVFNIYADQAIPYFTMPYVEGETLKKILKTAFEEEKISEPKHPIGSSIMALTRIFLSVCEAIAYTHSKGILHRDLKPDNIIIGKYGEVLILDWGLADFIGQEEASFSELMGNYQNLTRPGKVPGTLNYLAPERAKGEQSTPLSDIYSLGVILYQILTLRLPFYRTSLRSFRKTMHLEKWINPTEIAPYRDISVHLVDIAKRCLQPTASDRFESVDDMIIELKKFIEGKPEWILTTELDINRKQDWVFQENILLTKHLAITRSPEIMEWLQVMISNDSFTGNIRIETEVYIQSHSEGMGLLFVSSEINKQGTFREGYCIWLSKYPMSCRLFYGSAEVMTVNDLDIPENTALSIQIDKMDNHLYVYLNHMLICHYISLIPLPAAQLALVSCDDCFTISNIRVSLGSQNAMINCLAIPDAFLANKNYSKALLEYRRIGNSFSGRMEGREALFRAGITLIKYAAVQKKSSERERLYLFALDEFSKLRHTPGAPLEYLGKSLVYEETQEIEEEIKCLEICIRKYSKHPLFKMIVEQIMMRLHQTSSCKRISAYHFALLALRHLPELFIIPENKRLITLLNQYLEPIPFFIHLDNQDEMTRYLDLSCQLAFWLAKPITLIEILENTPPLLVTTNAFFGLLAMGFDQWVGENLHLCSDPVEAEKIQIACLGHKKGFPLAIQTYLTQFPRAKNTSRALYYLLDQTILKNKIDPLHSEELFELFLQNQQVAPLGLELLLLQNQWNAAEKLIAYYDLEDLQDDSSIFYPLIGCWLCYKQSEAKATSYLKRAIDAPIPTSQLLLSYFLQGKITHKAWNQLALTWEKISLFRQLRLFFHCAGNQKKAKLYSNRIHKEIRSIHVKYHYP, from the coding sequence ATGAACTTAAGATTTGATCATTCTAGTTCCTACCAGATCCTACGAAGTTTGGGTAAAGGAGGTATGGGAGAGGTTTTTTTAGCTCAAGAAGGGGTGTCTGGTCGGCTGGTTGCTCTGAAGAGAATGCGAGCAGAGTTAAAAGACAGCGCAGTTTTAAGAGAGCGTTTTTTAAGAGAAGCTCGGATAACAGCTACCTTGACCCACCCTTCAATTATTCCCGTATTTAATATCTATGCTGATCAGGCAATCCCTTATTTTACGATGCCTTACGTGGAAGGAGAAACACTTAAAAAAATCTTAAAAACTGCTTTTGAAGAGGAGAAAATATCTGAGCCCAAACACCCTATTGGAAGCTCAATTATGGCCCTTACTCGTATTTTTCTTTCTGTATGTGAAGCCATTGCTTATACGCATTCTAAAGGAATTCTACATAGAGATCTAAAACCCGATAATATTATCATTGGAAAATATGGAGAAGTGCTCATTTTAGATTGGGGTCTAGCTGATTTCATAGGCCAAGAAGAAGCCTCCTTTTCTGAGCTGATGGGAAATTATCAGAACCTTACAAGGCCAGGAAAAGTACCCGGGACACTTAACTACCTTGCACCAGAGCGTGCAAAAGGAGAACAGTCCACTCCTTTAAGCGATATTTATTCTCTAGGCGTAATTTTATATCAAATACTCACCCTTCGCTTGCCCTTTTATCGAACTTCTTTACGTAGTTTTCGTAAAACCATGCATTTAGAAAAATGGATTAACCCCACAGAGATCGCTCCCTATAGAGATATTTCTGTGCATCTAGTTGATATTGCAAAACGCTGTCTACAACCAACTGCATCTGATCGGTTTGAAAGCGTTGATGATATGATTATTGAGCTTAAAAAATTTATAGAAGGTAAACCTGAATGGATTTTAACAACTGAGCTAGATATTAATCGTAAGCAAGATTGGGTATTTCAAGAAAATATTTTACTCACTAAACATCTAGCTATTACAAGATCACCAGAGATTATGGAATGGCTCCAAGTAATGATTTCGAATGATTCTTTTACAGGAAACATTCGGATTGAAACAGAGGTTTATATCCAATCTCACTCAGAAGGAATGGGGTTATTATTTGTTTCTTCTGAGATAAATAAACAAGGAACTTTTCGAGAAGGGTATTGTATATGGCTTAGTAAATATCCTATGAGCTGTAGGCTCTTCTATGGTAGCGCTGAAGTTATGACTGTAAATGATTTAGATATTCCAGAAAATACCGCATTGAGCATACAGATCGATAAAATGGATAATCATTTATATGTCTACTTAAACCACATGCTGATCTGCCATTATATAAGCTTGATTCCTTTGCCTGCAGCGCAGCTTGCTTTAGTATCGTGCGATGATTGTTTTACCATTTCTAACATTCGGGTCAGCTTAGGAAGTCAAAATGCCATGATTAATTGCCTTGCAATTCCCGATGCTTTTTTAGCTAATAAAAATTACAGCAAAGCACTGTTGGAGTATCGAAGAATAGGCAATTCTTTTTCTGGGCGTATGGAAGGAAGAGAGGCTTTATTTCGCGCAGGAATTACTCTAATCAAATACGCTGCTGTACAAAAAAAATCCAGCGAAAGAGAGAGATTGTATTTATTTGCTTTAGATGAGTTTAGTAAATTACGCCACACCCCAGGAGCTCCTTTAGAATACTTAGGCAAATCACTTGTTTATGAGGAAACCCAAGAGATTGAGGAAGAAATTAAATGTTTAGAAATTTGCATCCGTAAATACTCAAAGCATCCTTTATTTAAAATGATTGTTGAACAAATCATGATGCGCCTACATCAAACCTCTTCCTGTAAGCGTATATCTGCTTACCATTTTGCTCTTTTAGCGCTGCGCCATCTTCCTGAATTATTTATCATCCCAGAAAATAAGCGCTTGATTACCTTACTTAATCAGTATCTTGAACCTATTCCCTTTTTTATTCATTTAGACAATCAAGATGAAATGACAAGATATTTAGATCTTAGCTGTCAGTTAGCATTTTGGTTAGCAAAGCCGATTACTCTAATTGAAATTTTAGAAAATACACCGCCTCTACTTGTTACAACTAATGCGTTCTTTGGCTTGTTAGCAATGGGGTTTGATCAGTGGGTAGGAGAAAATTTACATCTCTGCTCTGATCCGGTAGAAGCAGAGAAAATCCAAATTGCTTGTTTAGGACACAAAAAAGGATTTCCCTTAGCTATTCAAACCTATCTCACTCAATTCCCTCGAGCTAAAAATACCTCAAGAGCACTTTACTACTTACTTGATCAAACGATATTAAAAAATAAAATAGATCCTCTGCACTCAGAAGAGCTCTTTGAGTTATTTTTGCAGAACCAACAAGTAGCTCCTCTTGGATTAGAACTGCTATTGCTCCAAAATCAATGGAACGCAGCGGAAAAACTCATTGCTTACTATGATTTAGAAGATTTACAAGATGATTCTTCTATTTTTTACCCACTGATAGGTTGTTGGTTATGCTATAAACAATCAGAAGCTAAAGCCACTTCTTATCTTAAAAGAGCAATAGATGCTCCGATTCCAACTAGTCAATTATTACTTAGTTATTTTCTACAGGGAAAAATAACTCATAAAGCTTGGAATCAATTGGCTTTAACTTGGGAAAAAATTTCTTTATTCCGTCAATTGCGTTTATTTTTTCATTGTGCTGGAAATCAGAAAAAAGCCAAACTCTATTCTAACCGCATTCATAAAGAAATACGCTCTATTCATGTCAAATACCACTATCCCTAG
- a CDS encoding Rpn family recombination-promoting nuclease/putative transposase produces the protein MVIFKYLDPKNDIAFKKIFGTEKNKDILLHFLNDILGFSGDQSIVDIEFLSPILAPKIAVKKQSIVDVLCKDKLGVKYIIEMQVTKTRGFEKRAQYYASQVYGNQVNIGDKYHELKEIIFIAIADCIIFPNKAHYKSDHVILDKATHEHDLKDFYFTFIELPKFTKSKEELSSIEEKWCYFFKHAHETTEEELQEIIGNDAIIQKAYTALDQHYWTENELATYEELKRIYMDNKAARAQEIYEAEVNVKNAKAEGKAEGKIEGEAIGIEKGKIEVAKQLLQNGVGMDVIARSTGLSKEQIESLKDKKLFVA, from the coding sequence ATGGTAATTTTCAAATATTTAGATCCAAAAAACGATATAGCCTTTAAGAAAATATTCGGTACAGAAAAAAACAAAGACATTCTGCTTCATTTCTTAAATGATATCCTTGGATTTTCTGGAGATCAAAGCATTGTAGATATCGAGTTCTTATCTCCCATTCTCGCTCCTAAAATTGCTGTCAAAAAACAGAGCATTGTTGATGTTTTATGCAAAGACAAGCTGGGAGTAAAATACATCATTGAAATGCAAGTAACAAAAACCAGAGGCTTTGAAAAGCGCGCTCAATATTACGCATCTCAAGTGTATGGCAATCAAGTGAATATTGGAGATAAGTATCATGAGCTTAAGGAAATCATCTTCATAGCTATTGCTGATTGCATTATTTTTCCTAACAAAGCTCATTATAAATCAGATCATGTCATACTCGATAAAGCAACACATGAGCATGATTTAAAAGACTTCTACTTTACCTTTATCGAACTGCCTAAATTTACCAAAAGCAAAGAGGAACTATCCTCCATAGAAGAAAAGTGGTGTTACTTTTTCAAACACGCTCACGAAACCACTGAAGAAGAATTACAGGAGATTATAGGCAACGATGCCATTATCCAAAAAGCTTATACCGCGCTCGACCAGCATTATTGGACAGAGAATGAGCTTGCTACTTATGAAGAGTTAAAGCGTATTTACATGGATAATAAGGCTGCTAGGGCACAGGAAATTTATGAAGCTGAAGTCAATGTTAAAAATGCTAAAGCTGAGGGTAAAGCTGAAGGTAAGATTGAAGGCGAAGCTATAGGCATTGAAAAAGGTAAAATTGAAGTAGCAAAGCAGTTATTACAGAATGGAGTTGGAATGGATGTGATTGCTCGATCTACTGGTTTATCTAAAGAACAAATAGAGAGCTTGAAAGACAAGAAATTATTTGTAGCTTAA
- a CDS encoding Rpn family recombination-promoting nuclease/putative transposase — translation MVIFKYLDPKNDIAFKKIFGTEKNKDILLHFLNDILGFSGDQSIVDIEFLSPILAPKIAVKKQSIVDVLCKDKLGVKYIIEMQVTKTRGFEKRAQYYASQVYGNQVNIGDKYHELKEIIFIAIADCIIFPNKAHYKSDHVILDKATHEHDLKDFYFTFIELPKFTKSKEELSSIEEKWCYFFKHAHETTEEELQEMIGNDAIIQKAYTALDQHYWTENELATYEELKRIHMDNKAARAQEIYEAEVNVKNAKAEGKIEGEAIGIEKGKIEVAKQLLQNGVGIDVIARSTGLSKEQIEGLQKHTLEEPSVVNF, via the coding sequence ATGGTAATTTTCAAATATTTAGATCCAAAAAACGATATAGCCTTTAAGAAAATATTCGGTACAGAAAAAAACAAAGACATTCTGCTTCATTTCTTAAATGATATCCTCGGCTTTTCTGGAGATCAAAGCATTGTAGATATCGAGTTCTTATCTCCCATTCTCGCTCCTAAAATTGCTGTCAAAAAACAGAGCATTGTTGATGTTTTATGCAAAGACAAGCTGGGAGTAAAATACATCATTGAAATGCAAGTGACAAAAACCAGAGGCTTTGAAAAGCGCGCTCAATATTACGCATCTCAAGTGTACGGCAATCAAGTGAATATTGGAGATAAGTATCATGAGCTTAAGGAAATCATCTTCATAGCTATTGCTGATTGCATTATTTTTCCTAACAAAGCTCATTATAAATCAGACCACGTCATACTCGATAAAGCAACACATGAGCATGATTTAAAAGACTTCTACTTTACCTTTATCGAACTGCCTAAATTTACCAAAAGCAAAGAAGAACTATCCTCCATAGAAGAAAAGTGGTGTTACTTTTTCAAACACGCTCACGAAACCACTGAAGAAGAATTACAGGAAATGATTGGCAACGATGCCATTATCCAAAAAGCCTATACCGCGCTCGACCAGCATTATTGGACAGAGAATGAGCTTGCTACTTATGAAGAGTTAAAGCGTATTCATATGGATAATAAGGCTGCTAGGGCACAGGAAATTTATGAAGCTGAAGTCAATGTTAAAAATGCTAAAGCTGAAGGTAAGATTGAAGGCGAAGCTATAGGCATTGAAAAAGGTAAAATTGAAGTAGCAAAGCAGTTATTACAGAATGGAGTTGGAATTGATGTGATTGCTCGATCTACTGGTTTATCTAAAGAGCAAATAGAAGGTTTGCAAAAACATACCTTAGAAGAGCCCTCAGTAGTCAATTTCTAA